A single Prevotella sp. E15-22 DNA region contains:
- a CDS encoding carboxypeptidase regulatory-like domain-containing protein, with amino-acid sequence MQKKLFFLMAMLLTTTLSVVAQVTTASMAGKVSVQDSREEIIGATVIVLHEPSGTRYTAVTNVNGRFAIQGMRTGGPYNVTVSYIGYQSKTMKGITLQLGETYNLDVWLSENATDLKEVVVSGRASKFAAEKTGASTNISNAQLMSMPMISRSITDIARISPYSGGGMSFAGANGKMSNFTVDGANFNNNFGLNDGLPGGGSPISLDAIEEVQVVIAPYDVRQTNFIGGGVNAITKSGTNTFKGTAYTYFRNEHMRGNKINGEDLGARAEDRKNVYGFTLGGPIIKNKLFFFANYEYEKTPGQVIKYRPREDGEAAGGVVSNVLASDMRNVHDYLLNNFGYETGSWNSFPADQTNEKILARIDWNITDAHHLAVRYNSTKDVGYSGASQSTGDYFYRHSGARVGPKSMIFANSMYGNEKKVQSVSAELNSRFGQKANNQLLYTYTYMSDPKRTSESAQFPFIDIMYDYDATSTNPAMEPYISAGYELFTWKNHVENKVHTVTDNFTLYLGTHKLTAGASFEHQFADNSYIREGTGMYRFKNLNEFLGAAAPESVVFTYGFNGNDSPTSAVRFNQFGMYLQDEWNVVPNLKLTYGVRFDNLMFDEQDVERNTAIYGLDFNGYHIDTGKWPSNNIQISPRVGFTWDVFGDKSLKVRGGTGVFTGRLPLVFFTNQPGNANINKTTYYAGYDYKNKKFVDSNGHSSDWVEAKLNGLAGQFKGVNDLMQYFEVPTTNENHIAGSKISGVYDNFKMPQVWKSSIAVDYQMPVSFPLSVTGEFIFNKNINAVYMKNINVKDADVANWERFSGADNRLIYPKEYEYYVGKNAIMLDNTSKGYGYTANITVNAEPIPNLNVMAAYTHTENKEVSSLPGSDPVSAWQNVISVDGPNFSSPIRSAFVTPDQVTASVGYYIPVKVKGLTWGTHINLFYKGYNTSYNSTTKSYESGTTFMYSNDMNGDNLAFDLMYIPANDNEIQLGKLDSKGNFIEDQEMRAAFWAFVEQDDYLRSHKGEYAETFSGRAPWRHRFDLRVAEDFSFRIGKTVQKFQASVDILNVGNLLNSHWGNTMSSDVCNNGRILKYEGRDAQNKPVYSMNKVNGKYPTQTYDTNMFYSNCWSLQIGLKYFFN; translated from the coding sequence ATGCAGAAGAAACTATTCTTTCTGATGGCCATGCTGCTGACAACAACGTTGTCGGTGGTGGCACAGGTGACTACTGCGAGCATGGCCGGTAAGGTCTCTGTTCAAGATAGTCGAGAAGAAATCATCGGCGCCACGGTGATTGTGCTGCACGAACCTTCGGGTACGCGCTACACCGCAGTGACGAATGTGAATGGACGTTTTGCCATTCAGGGCATGCGTACCGGTGGTCCGTACAATGTGACGGTTTCGTACATCGGTTACCAGTCTAAAACGATGAAGGGCATCACCCTGCAACTGGGTGAGACCTACAACCTTGATGTGTGGCTGTCGGAAAATGCTACCGACCTGAAAGAGGTTGTGGTCAGTGGTCGTGCCTCGAAGTTTGCTGCTGAGAAGACTGGTGCCTCGACCAACATCAGCAATGCTCAGTTGATGTCGATGCCTATGATTAGCCGCAGTATTACCGACATCGCAAGGATCTCTCCTTATTCTGGTGGCGGCATGAGCTTTGCAGGTGCTAACGGTAAGATGAGTAACTTTACTGTGGACGGTGCTAACTTCAATAATAACTTCGGCCTGAACGACGGTCTGCCCGGTGGCGGCAGCCCAATCTCGCTCGATGCTATTGAGGAGGTACAGGTGGTTATCGCTCCTTATGACGTGCGTCAGACCAACTTCATTGGCGGTGGTGTTAATGCTATCACAAAGAGTGGTACGAACACTTTCAAAGGTACTGCCTATACTTACTTCCGCAACGAGCACATGCGTGGTAATAAGATTAATGGTGAGGACTTAGGTGCACGTGCTGAGGACAGAAAGAATGTGTATGGCTTCACACTGGGTGGCCCAATCATTAAGAATAAGTTGTTCTTCTTTGCTAATTACGAATACGAGAAGACACCAGGTCAGGTTATTAAGTATCGTCCTCGTGAGGATGGTGAGGCCGCTGGTGGCGTAGTTTCAAATGTGTTGGCAAGTGACATGAGAAATGTGCATGACTATCTGCTGAATAACTTTGGATACGAGACTGGTTCATGGAACAGCTTCCCTGCCGACCAGACGAACGAGAAGATTCTGGCACGTATTGACTGGAATATCACTGATGCTCATCATCTGGCAGTGCGCTATAACAGCACGAAGGACGTGGGCTATTCTGGTGCTAGCCAGTCGACAGGCGACTACTTCTACAGACACAGTGGTGCCCGTGTGGGCCCGAAGTCGATGATCTTCGCTAACAGTATGTATGGCAATGAGAAGAAGGTGCAGTCTGTTTCTGCAGAATTGAACAGCCGCTTCGGTCAGAAGGCCAACAACCAGTTGCTCTATACCTATACTTATATGAGCGATCCTAAGCGTACCTCTGAATCGGCTCAGTTCCCCTTCATTGATATTATGTACGATTATGATGCTACCTCGACGAACCCTGCTATGGAGCCTTATATCAGTGCGGGCTACGAGCTCTTTACGTGGAAGAACCATGTGGAGAATAAGGTGCACACTGTGACGGATAACTTCACCCTTTATCTGGGAACGCATAAGTTGACCGCTGGCGCCAGCTTTGAGCATCAGTTTGCCGACAACTCGTATATCCGTGAGGGAACAGGTATGTATCGCTTTAAGAACCTGAATGAGTTCCTGGGTGCTGCAGCTCCCGAGTCTGTGGTCTTTACTTATGGATTTAATGGTAATGACAGTCCTACCTCTGCTGTACGTTTCAATCAGTTTGGCATGTATCTGCAGGATGAGTGGAACGTGGTGCCTAACCTGAAGTTGACCTATGGCGTACGCTTTGATAACTTGATGTTTGATGAGCAGGATGTGGAGCGTAACACTGCTATCTATGGTCTTGACTTCAATGGCTATCATATTGACACTGGTAAGTGGCCCAGCAATAATATTCAGATTTCGCCTCGTGTAGGCTTTACATGGGATGTCTTTGGCGATAAGAGTCTGAAGGTGCGTGGTGGTACTGGTGTGTTCACTGGTCGTCTGCCTTTGGTGTTCTTCACCAACCAACCTGGTAATGCCAATATCAATAAGACCACTTACTATGCTGGCTATGACTATAAGAATAAGAAGTTCGTGGATTCAAACGGTCACAGCTCTGACTGGGTGGAGGCTAAGTTGAATGGCTTGGCTGGTCAGTTCAAGGGAGTGAACGATCTGATGCAGTACTTCGAGGTGCCCACCACTAATGAGAACCATATTGCCGGTTCAAAGATTTCGGGTGTATATGATAACTTCAAAATGCCTCAGGTGTGGAAGTCGAGCATCGCTGTTGACTATCAGATGCCTGTATCATTCCCTCTGAGTGTAACGGGTGAGTTTATCTTCAACAAGAATATCAACGCGGTGTACATGAAGAACATCAATGTGAAGGATGCTGATGTTGCTAATTGGGAGCGCTTCTCGGGTGCCGACAACCGTTTGATTTATCCTAAGGAGTATGAGTATTATGTTGGTAAGAATGCCATCATGCTGGATAATACTTCAAAGGGCTATGGTTATACTGCTAACATCACGGTGAACGCTGAGCCTATCCCCAACCTTAATGTGATGGCCGCTTATACACATACAGAGAACAAAGAGGTTTCTAGCTTGCCTGGTAGTGATCCTGTTTCTGCTTGGCAGAATGTTATCTCGGTGGATGGTCCTAACTTCAGTTCACCCATCCGCTCTGCCTTTGTTACCCCCGACCAGGTAACTGCTTCTGTTGGTTACTACATTCCTGTGAAGGTGAAGGGCCTGACTTGGGGTACACACATCAACCTGTTCTATAAGGGCTATAACACCTCGTATAACAGTACGACAAAGTCATACGAGAGTGGTACCACCTTTATGTACTCTAACGATATGAATGGTGATAATTTGGCCTTCGACCTGATGTATATCCCTGCTAATGATAATGAAATTCAACTTGGTAAACTCGATTCAAAGGGTAACTTCATTGAGGATCAGGAGATGCGCGCTGCCTTCTGGGCTTTCGTTGAACAGGATGACTATCTGCGCAGTCATAAGGGTGAATATGCTGAGACCTTCAGCGGTCGTGCTCCCTGGCGTCATCGCTTCGACCTGCGTGTGGCAGAGGACTTCTCATTCCGTATTGGTAAGACCGTTCAGAAGTTCCAGGCTTCTGTGGATATCCTGAACGTGGGTAACCTTTTGAACTCACACTGGGGTAACACCATGAGCAGTGATGTATGTAACAATGGTCGCATCTTGAAGTATGAGGGCCGCGATGCTCAGAATAAGCCTGTCTACTCGATGAACAAGGTGAATGGTAAGTATCCCACACAGACCTACGACACTAACATGTTCTATAGCAACTGCTGGAGTCTGCAGATTGGACTGAAGTACTTCTTCAACTAA
- a CDS encoding class II fructose-bisphosphate aldolase, producing MVNYKDLGLVNTREMFKRAVAGGYAIPAFNFNTMEQMQAIVQAAVETKSPVIMQVSKGARNYANATILRYMAEGAVAYAKELGCEHPEIVLHLDHGDTFELCKDCIDMGFSSVMIDGSSLPYEENIALTKKVVDYAHQYDVTVEAELGVLAGVEDEVVAEESHYTKPEEVIDFATRTGCDSLAISIGTSHGAYKFKPEQCTRDPKTGKLVPPPLAFDVLHEIEKKLPGFPIVLHGSSSVPQDEVDTINKFGGNLPDAVGIPEEQLREASKSAVCKINIDSDSRLAMTAAIRQYLAEHPDHFDPRQYLKPARENMKKMYIHKIVNVLGSDGKLAQC from the coding sequence ATGGTAAACTACAAGGATTTGGGTCTCGTAAATACTCGCGAGATGTTTAAGAGAGCAGTAGCCGGTGGCTATGCTATCCCCGCTTTCAACTTCAACACTATGGAGCAGATGCAGGCTATCGTACAGGCTGCCGTTGAGACAAAGTCTCCAGTTATCATGCAGGTTTCTAAGGGCGCTCGCAACTATGCTAACGCTACTATCCTGCGCTACATGGCTGAGGGTGCTGTAGCTTATGCTAAGGAGCTCGGCTGTGAGCATCCTGAGATTGTTCTGCACCTTGACCACGGTGACACCTTCGAGCTCTGTAAGGATTGTATCGACATGGGCTTCTCAAGCGTTATGATTGACGGTTCTTCACTGCCCTACGAGGAGAACATCGCCCTGACCAAGAAGGTTGTTGACTACGCTCACCAGTACGATGTAACTGTTGAGGCTGAGCTCGGTGTGCTCGCTGGTGTTGAGGATGAGGTTGTAGCTGAGGAGTCTCACTACACCAAGCCTGAGGAGGTTATCGACTTCGCTACACGCACAGGTTGCGACTCTCTGGCCATCTCTATCGGTACTTCACACGGTGCTTACAAATTCAAGCCCGAGCAGTGCACACGTGACCCCAAGACTGGTAAGCTCGTTCCTCCCCCACTCGCATTCGACGTTCTGCACGAGATCGAGAAGAAACTTCCTGGATTCCCCATCGTTCTGCACGGATCATCTTCAGTTCCTCAGGACGAGGTTGACACCATCAACAAGTTCGGTGGTAACCTGCCCGACGCTGTAGGTATCCCCGAGGAGCAGCTCCGCGAGGCTTCTAAGAGCGCTGTTTGCAAGATCAACATCGACTCTGACTCTCGTCTGGCTATGACTGCTGCTATCCGTCAGTACCTGGCTGAGCACCCCGATCACTTCGATCCTCGCCAGTACCTGAAGCCCGCTCGTGAGAACATGAAGAAGATGTACATCCACAAGATTGTGAATGTGCTCGGTTCTGACGGCAAACTCGCTCAGTGCTAA
- a CDS encoding peptidoglycan DD-metalloendopeptidase family protein, giving the protein MILKKIKRIALVAMTSLAVIPAAGQDLLANQAPIDRKMKAIDSIALHRLLEDEIYETSATQLYTDWNNQFTALSTALPDSFLVNLRDFCMPTPSRVVTSNFGSRWGRQHKGLDIKVYIGDTIRAAFPGKVRIVKNEGARKGFGKYIVIRHNNGLETIYGHLSGWLVTENQEVRAGDPIGLGGNTGKSFGSHLHFETRLCGVALNPAIMFDFKNQDVVADQWMFRRSTYNQESSLATRLRGTGGVYRGGDDLEANMGKSKSSGSNRNSGNIHFHKVQKGETLSAIARKRRTSVSALCSLNGIKKTVTLKPGMILKYN; this is encoded by the coding sequence ATGATACTTAAGAAAATCAAGAGAATAGCACTCGTAGCAATGACATCACTTGCAGTCATTCCTGCCGCAGGTCAGGATCTTCTGGCCAATCAGGCACCCATCGACCGTAAGATGAAAGCCATCGACTCTATCGCCCTCCACCGACTACTCGAGGACGAGATTTACGAGACCTCTGCTACACAGCTCTATACAGACTGGAACAACCAATTCACGGCATTGTCAACTGCACTGCCCGATTCATTTTTGGTTAATCTGCGTGATTTCTGTATGCCCACTCCCAGTCGTGTAGTAACCTCGAACTTCGGTTCACGCTGGGGCCGTCAGCACAAAGGCCTAGACATCAAGGTCTATATCGGCGATACCATTCGTGCCGCCTTCCCCGGTAAGGTACGCATTGTGAAGAACGAAGGCGCACGCAAGGGCTTTGGTAAATACATCGTGATCCGCCATAACAATGGCTTGGAGACCATCTATGGTCACCTGTCAGGATGGTTGGTAACCGAGAACCAGGAGGTACGCGCTGGCGATCCTATCGGTTTGGGTGGCAACACCGGTAAGAGTTTCGGTTCTCACCTGCATTTCGAGACCCGTCTCTGTGGTGTAGCTCTGAACCCCGCCATTATGTTCGATTTCAAGAACCAAGACGTTGTGGCCGACCAATGGATGTTCCGTCGTTCTACTTACAACCAGGAGTCATCACTGGCCACTCGCCTGCGTGGCACCGGTGGTGTTTATCGTGGTGGTGATGATTTAGAGGCTAACATGGGTAAGAGCAAAAGTTCTGGTTCTAATCGCAACAGCGGCAACATACATTTCCACAAGGTACAGAAAGGCGAAACGCTCTCTGCTATCGCTCGTAAGCGTCGTACATCAGTATCTGCCCTGTGCAGTCTGAACGGCATCAAGAAGACCGTAACACTTAAACCTGGTATGATTTTGAAGTACAACTAA
- the hpt gene encoding hypoxanthine phosphoribosyltransferase: MSRVKILDKTFETSMPEAQIKARVKELAQQISKDMEGKNPLFLAVLNGAFIFAADLMREMTIPCEISFVKLASYQGTMSTGKIKEVLGINESLTGRTVIILEDIVESGLTIRQMIDSLGTRNPASVHVCTLFFKPEKLKEDIKLDYVAFEIPNDFILGYGLDYDQQGRGLKDLYTLVEE, encoded by the coding sequence ATGAGTAGAGTTAAAATACTGGACAAGACGTTTGAGACGTCGATGCCAGAGGCACAAATTAAAGCTCGCGTTAAGGAACTGGCTCAGCAGATTTCTAAAGATATGGAGGGAAAGAATCCCCTGTTCTTGGCAGTACTTAACGGCGCTTTCATCTTCGCTGCCGACTTGATGCGCGAGATGACCATCCCCTGTGAAATTTCATTTGTTAAACTGGCCTCTTATCAGGGCACTATGTCTACTGGTAAGATTAAGGAGGTGCTGGGTATTAACGAGAGTTTGACTGGACGTACGGTAATTATTCTTGAGGATATTGTGGAGAGTGGACTCACTATCCGACAGATGATTGACTCGCTGGGCACCCGCAATCCTGCCTCGGTGCATGTGTGTACACTGTTCTTCAAACCTGAGAAGTTGAAAGAGGATATCAAGTTGGACTATGTGGCCTTCGAGATTCCTAATGACTTCATCCTGGGCTATGGCTTGGACTACGATCAGCAGGGACGTGGACTAAAAGACCTGTATACGCTGGTGGAAGAATGA
- the obgE gene encoding GTPase ObgE — protein sequence MESNFVDYVKIMCRSGKGGKGSMHLRHVKYNPNGGPDGGDGGKGGSIILRGNHNYWTLLHLKYERHIFAEHGGNGGRDKCHGTDGKDIYIDVPCGTVVYNAETGKYVCDVTYDGQEVLLLKGGRGGLGNFQFRSATNQAPRYAQPGEPMQEMTIILELKLLADVGLVGFPNAGKSTLVSALSNARPKIANYPFTTMEPSLGIVGYRDGKSFVMADIPGIIEGASEGKGLGLRFLRHIERNSLLLFMVPGDTDDIKREYEILLNELKQFNPEMLDKHRVLAVTKCDLLDEELIEMLKETLPKDLPVVFISAVTGFGLEELKDVLWRELNAESNKLQAITSEDSLVHRDKDMTVFAQELEDEGEDEDIEYVDVEDVDDLEDFEYDEDENED from the coding sequence ATGGAAAGTAACTTCGTAGATTACGTCAAGATTATGTGCCGCTCGGGTAAGGGCGGTAAGGGTAGCATGCATCTGCGTCATGTGAAGTATAACCCTAATGGCGGCCCAGACGGTGGTGACGGAGGAAAGGGTGGTAGCATCATCCTGCGTGGTAACCACAACTACTGGACACTGCTGCATTTGAAATATGAGCGCCATATTTTTGCAGAGCATGGCGGCAACGGTGGACGCGATAAGTGCCACGGTACCGATGGCAAGGACATCTATATCGATGTGCCCTGCGGTACGGTGGTGTATAATGCCGAGACTGGTAAGTATGTGTGTGACGTGACCTACGATGGACAAGAAGTACTATTGCTGAAAGGCGGACGAGGCGGACTGGGTAACTTCCAGTTCCGCTCGGCCACCAATCAGGCACCACGCTATGCGCAGCCAGGCGAGCCTATGCAGGAGATGACCATCATCCTGGAGCTGAAATTGCTGGCCGACGTTGGTTTGGTGGGATTCCCTAATGCTGGTAAATCAACGCTGGTGAGTGCGCTGAGCAACGCCCGTCCGAAGATTGCCAACTATCCCTTTACCACAATGGAGCCTTCGTTGGGCATTGTGGGCTATAGAGATGGAAAGTCGTTTGTGATGGCCGATATCCCCGGTATCATCGAGGGCGCCTCGGAAGGTAAGGGCCTGGGTCTGCGCTTCCTGCGTCATATCGAACGCAACTCGCTGCTGTTGTTCATGGTGCCTGGTGACACTGATGACATCAAACGCGAATATGAGATACTGCTGAATGAGCTGAAGCAGTTTAACCCCGAGATGCTTGACAAACATCGTGTGCTGGCAGTGACGAAGTGTGACTTGCTGGACGAGGAACTCATTGAGATGCTCAAGGAAACATTGCCTAAGGACTTGCCCGTGGTGTTTATCTCGGCAGTGACGGGCTTTGGACTGGAGGAACTGAAAGATGTGCTCTGGCGTGAACTGAATGCTGAGAGTAATAAGTTGCAGGCTATTACCAGTGAGGACTCGCTGGTGCATCGCGACAAGGACATGACGGTCTTTGCCCAGGAACTGGAAGATGAGGGTGAGGACGAGGATATCGAGTATGTTGACGTTGAGGATGTTGACGATCTCGAGGACTTCGAATATGACGAAGACGAAAACGAAGACTAA
- a CDS encoding NAD(P)H-hydrate dehydratase, producing the protein MKIFTRTQIQELDNYTIEHEPIKSIDLMERASRAITNAITDRWTPNVPVVVFAGPGNNGGDALAVARMLIDQNYQVQTYLFNITGHLSEGCAANKERLCSTRGNALFTEVTQEFDPPRLEKGMLVVDGLFGSGLNKPLAGGFASLVKYINSSNAQVVSIDVPSGLMTEDNTYNVRANIIKATLTLTLQQRKLSFLFAENQQFIGELKILDIRLSKEGIEKIEAQYTTIEDKDIYPILKPRDPFAHKGTMGHALLVAGSYGMAGAAVLATQACIRSGAGKVTVHTPKRNVQILQTTTPEAILHTDREETFFSEAMATDDYQALGIGPGLGTTEQTSIAMIAQIRRAQCPVVADADALNILGTRHAWMQQLPKGIILTPHPKELDRMEGQSLDSYERLTKARQLAEKLQGYIILKGHYTAICMPDGHVAFNTTGNAGMATAGSGDVLTGILTGLLARGYQQREACLLGVYLHGLAGDLAARELGEESLIASDIIRFLPKAFLKVKK; encoded by the coding sequence ATGAAAATTTTCACCCGTACACAGATACAAGAACTCGATAATTATACCATTGAGCACGAGCCAATCAAGTCTATCGATCTCATGGAGAGAGCATCCCGTGCCATCACGAATGCCATCACAGACAGATGGACACCCAATGTGCCCGTGGTCGTCTTTGCAGGACCGGGAAACAACGGTGGCGATGCTTTGGCCGTGGCACGCATGCTCATAGACCAAAACTATCAGGTACAGACCTATCTCTTCAACATCACTGGGCATCTGTCCGAGGGCTGCGCAGCCAACAAGGAACGCCTCTGCAGCACAAGGGGCAATGCCCTGTTCACTGAGGTCACACAAGAGTTTGATCCGCCCCGTCTTGAGAAGGGCATGCTGGTGGTCGACGGTCTATTTGGATCAGGACTCAACAAGCCATTGGCAGGAGGTTTTGCTTCTTTGGTAAAATACATCAACTCGTCTAATGCTCAGGTAGTTAGCATTGACGTTCCTTCGGGTTTGATGACAGAGGACAACACGTATAACGTGCGTGCCAACATCATCAAAGCCACCCTGACACTAACATTACAACAAAGAAAACTCTCGTTTCTATTTGCCGAAAACCAACAGTTCATTGGTGAACTGAAAATACTCGATATTCGACTGAGTAAGGAGGGCATCGAGAAGATAGAAGCGCAATACACCACCATCGAGGACAAGGACATCTACCCCATTCTCAAGCCACGCGATCCCTTTGCCCACAAAGGCACAATGGGACATGCACTTTTGGTGGCAGGCAGCTATGGCATGGCTGGCGCAGCCGTCTTGGCCACTCAGGCCTGCATACGTTCAGGAGCAGGTAAGGTGACGGTACACACACCCAAGCGCAATGTTCAGATTCTGCAGACGACAACACCTGAGGCCATCCTCCATACCGACCGCGAGGAGACGTTCTTCTCAGAAGCTATGGCTACTGACGATTATCAGGCACTGGGTATCGGCCCTGGTCTTGGCACCACCGAGCAGACCAGCATCGCCATGATTGCGCAGATACGCCGCGCACAATGTCCAGTGGTGGCCGATGCCGACGCACTTAACATCCTGGGCACACGTCACGCCTGGATGCAGCAACTGCCCAAAGGCATCATCCTAACGCCCCACCCCAAGGAACTCGACCGCATGGAGGGACAAAGCCTCGACAGTTACGAGCGACTGACCAAAGCGCGCCAACTGGCCGAGAAACTGCAGGGTTACATCATCCTCAAGGGTCATTACACAGCCATCTGCATGCCCGATGGCCATGTAGCGTTCAACACCACTGGTAATGCAGGCATGGCCACAGCCGGTAGCGGCGACGTACTCACAGGCATTCTCACTGGTCTTCTGGCACGTGGCTATCAGCAGCGCGAGGCATGTCTGTTAGGAGTCTATCTGCATGGCTTGGCAGGCGACCTGGCTGCACGCGAGTTGGGCGAAGAGAGTCTCATTGCCAGCGACATCATCCGCTTCCTGCCCAAGGCATTTTTAAAGGTAAAAAAATAA
- a CDS encoding C40 family peptidase, with product MIKVLLSSILFMFTSVVYGQSKDSLQVVSNDINDSEEVFEIGMDEEIDNFDFLYTNNGEIFNYDEVLVDNLMQEAYKHIGARYRYGSKGPNAFDCSGFTSFVYKKSNMNIGASSREQYARNIPIKREDLQPGDLVFFTSPGSRRGVGHVGIVVDYDPISNVFTFIHASTSSGVKLSKSSESNYARRYVGARRVQN from the coding sequence ATGATTAAAGTTCTTTTAAGTTCCATTTTGTTCATGTTTACCTCTGTCGTCTACGGACAGAGCAAAGACTCATTGCAAGTTGTTTCAAACGATATTAACGACAGCGAGGAGGTCTTTGAGATTGGCATGGACGAGGAAATTGATAACTTTGACTTCCTCTACACCAACAATGGCGAGATTTTCAATTACGACGAGGTGCTGGTAGACAACCTGATGCAGGAAGCCTACAAGCATATCGGTGCTCGCTATCGCTATGGTAGCAAAGGCCCCAATGCCTTTGACTGTTCTGGTTTCACAAGCTTTGTCTACAAGAAGAGCAACATGAACATTGGTGCATCTTCTCGCGAGCAATACGCCCGCAATATTCCCATTAAGCGCGAAGATCTGCAACCTGGCGACCTGGTATTCTTCACCAGTCCAGGCTCAAGAAGAGGTGTAGGCCACGTGGGTATCGTGGTTGACTACGACCCCATCAGCAATGTCTTCACCTTCATCCACGCCAGCACCAGTTCTGGCGTCAAACTCAGCAAGTCTAGCGAGTCGAACTACGCCCGTCGTTATGTGGGTGCCCGACGCGTTCAGAACTAA
- a CDS encoding DUF4831 family protein — MRKLFFMLISMALCGTTNAQTQLTEYQPGVTPEGAVYFLPKTAIRINLLVEKTTYKPGDFSAYAQRYMRLNNVSQEANTQYRIINIKLMPVGVADSTKAYALKFNPKTVAANVALAEDGRLLAINADPKAEQPTMPFVPQKKKKRMEPRQLMNQDILSAGSTAKMAELTAREIYDIRENRNLLIKGQADFMPKDGAQLQLMLNQLNEQDAALTSMFKGTYDCDTTEHTLTICPDGPFNRQLLFRLSQVNGLVDADDLSGAPFYVTVEDLNTVPPVDEEAAAKTKKKAFEAGVYVNVPGRMRISLFQGINNILTTEQPAAQFGNVELLSGELFNKRYTTHLWLNPITGAVDRLDCEQPTK, encoded by the coding sequence ATGAGAAAGTTATTTTTCATGCTGATTAGCATGGCGTTATGCGGAACAACAAACGCCCAGACGCAACTTACAGAATATCAACCAGGAGTTACCCCTGAGGGAGCCGTCTATTTCCTACCAAAGACAGCCATCCGCATTAATCTGCTGGTAGAGAAGACCACTTATAAGCCCGGCGATTTCTCGGCCTATGCCCAACGCTACATGCGCTTGAACAATGTTAGTCAGGAGGCCAATACCCAATACCGCATCATCAACATCAAACTGATGCCTGTTGGTGTGGCCGACTCAACCAAGGCCTATGCGCTGAAATTCAACCCGAAGACAGTGGCAGCCAATGTGGCGCTGGCAGAAGATGGTCGACTTCTGGCCATCAATGCCGATCCCAAAGCCGAGCAGCCCACCATGCCCTTTGTACCCCAGAAAAAGAAAAAACGCATGGAGCCGCGCCAGCTGATGAATCAAGATATCCTCTCTGCTGGCAGCACAGCCAAGATGGCAGAACTCACAGCACGCGAAATCTATGACATTCGTGAAAACCGCAACCTACTCATCAAGGGACAGGCCGACTTCATGCCAAAGGACGGCGCACAACTCCAACTGATGCTTAACCAATTGAACGAGCAGGACGCAGCCCTGACAAGCATGTTCAAGGGCACTTACGACTGCGACACTACCGAGCATACACTCACCATCTGCCCCGACGGCCCATTTAACCGTCAGTTGCTGTTTCGCCTCTCACAGGTCAATGGTCTGGTAGACGCCGATGACCTCTCGGGCGCGCCCTTCTATGTCACCGTTGAGGACCTGAACACCGTACCCCCTGTCGACGAGGAGGCTGCTGCCAAGACCAAGAAGAAGGCATTCGAAGCAGGTGTCTATGTCAACGTCCCAGGCCGCATGCGTATCTCGCTCTTCCAGGGCATCAACAACATCCTCACCACAGAGCAACCTGCAGCGCAGTTCGGCAACGTCGAGCTTCTCAGCGGCGAACTCTTCAACAAGCGTTACACCACACATCTCTGGCTGAATCCCATCACCGGAGCTGTCGACCGCTTAGATTGCGAGCAACCAACGAAGTAA
- a CDS encoding adenylate kinase produces the protein MKNIVIFGAPGSGKGTQSDKLIEKYGLNHISTGDVLRAEIKNGTELGKTAKQFIDNGQLIPDELMVSILASVYDSFGREHKGVIFDGFPRTIPQAEALKAMLNERGDKVAAMIELDVPEDELMKRLILRGQQSGRADDNEETIKKRLVVYHSQTQPLIEWYAKEGLHHHIDGLGELDRIFGDICNVVDNI, from the coding sequence ATGAAGAATATTGTGATTTTCGGTGCTCCCGGCTCAGGCAAGGGAACCCAGAGCGACAAGTTGATTGAAAAGTATGGACTGAACCATATCTCGACCGGTGACGTGCTGCGTGCAGAGATTAAGAACGGCACTGAGCTGGGTAAGACAGCTAAGCAGTTTATTGACAACGGTCAGCTGATTCCCGATGAGTTGATGGTAAGCATTCTGGCTTCGGTCTATGACTCTTTCGGTCGTGAACATAAGGGTGTCATCTTTGATGGCTTTCCTCGCACCATTCCACAGGCAGAGGCCCTGAAGGCTATGCTCAACGAGCGTGGCGATAAGGTGGCTGCCATGATTGAACTTGATGTGCCTGAGGATGAGCTGATGAAGCGCCTGATCCTGCGTGGACAGCAGAGCGGTCGTGCCGATGATAACGAAGAGACCATCAAGAAACGCCTGGTGGTTTATCACTCTCAGACACAGCCCCTCATTGAGTGGTATGCTAAGGAAGGCTTGCATCATCATATTGACGGCTTGGGTGAACTGGACCGTATCTTTGGTGATATTTGCAACGTAGTAGATAATATCTAG